From a single Calothrix sp. NIES-2098 genomic region:
- a CDS encoding putative Ig gives MPVQITQTDIIAMNALLKKGDRGGAYLYYYNLIKDVDRDAVSQILIQAQITTYSGFFGGAAMIGNAIAKNSNPDKYPAEGLDKFSADIVQGLIDAIAKELSANQDGVLTKEQIQLADRGVWENNYKMGDYFPGNIQIVAQDPTVLATPGTLAAVLAGSQLLLGAKIGNEESKFSGSAYERIETTDYIAIRERSSNKIVYVSDKLGLADKVTGGLALSASQLKQEATLALIGLGALTSLFGPSLGLLAGTTPLSQNSAASQAVFTGIRSLLNSIFEGVPFDNTLAFDFKRYLGADGIPVNPTASLPSRLVWNEQFGLVLRNEGSFSGTANPDIIVGFRTALVAAGAGEDILIGFDQAQMKGSVGRDWLLGAGSAKLFGDGDNDLLVATDLVKADGGAGNDILVGIGSQYKSQIEKMELRGGDGDDWVFSYKGTGAFLYGGEGSDFLLAYGGENHLWGGTGQGNDGASDSFGLMNNTFVHDAGTDDYMYWGGIIPLYGGVRQWWNEDGWAYWSPFSSLSSVVPFGYASLLGAFTTLIDIPLMGTFRYGLTETNQLLVQFGRGRGGQAVIENYSLDLDTGAATGHVTVFQLVVANQVSISAIRRTIKLALAAGFGVTFSSTDPLVLDLDGDGIELTSQDNGVYFDLDKDGFAEKTAWVKGDDAFLARDLNNNGKIDDISELFGNATTTGFAALKALDTNNDNLITSADTGFASLRLWRDLNKNGTTDAGELTTLTQNSITTLSLSATNLTNTTIQDNLIRATAKFTRANGTTGTIADVAFDASQLDTKYLGNKTVSAAAAALPKLKGYGTLPDLPVSMTNDATLLNLVSSLNALPNTTTWTALKDRVDDILFRWAKVDTVPSTAMTTAFDQRKLAFLEIYAGEQLTPRDGNGVPSVANIDELIANWNDALDRATIKLAAQGPLKSILGPLTYDLSNDLFQATSPTTLSDIYRKAIQQLSTTASIALTSWNTNWGPMLDTLSKVLLRADSNSIKADFEVASLVRAVDGITTSLTLAQLVAGLGLTGVVLGNAGNDALGRSNDSGLKIYVGGAGDDTITGGIGQDVYVYGRNFGRDTIVDNESRENGDRIRLAVYNPQDVVFTRRGIDLVISVKNSSDTITIKDQFATPLAIMTAAPTVSGKGVEDIQFADGTIYGAGDIAAAVGRGTSSNDLLQGTGTADELEGLTGNDTLQGGDNGDIYYYTRGDGNDIIQDVMTNPLLNAADTLLLTGITADDLRLSRDGASNDLIIRFAWTGDSIVIKDQFAYTPLGYQTKFAIDNRIEALFFSQGGAWNWLDLQTAIIKTYTTTGNDATYGFGTPDNFAASTGNDLLVGFDGGDTYRFDRGSGQDIIHDQSKYPQIFITSILGYNWASDDTVVFGDTITPADITFTHLANHDLVIQIAGSTDTLTIKSQFKGVKLDIFNLLGVAWFDRVEKFQFANGTVLTWEDVLRRVTTGSTGNDSLYGAWYKDTLDGKAGNDFLDGGDDGDTYLFGRGDGQDIIKDSPDYVLDSTPDTLQFKAGIAVSDITFRRDGETQDLIISIKGTTDQVRVQEQYTYVETGPFGTIAFWQIERFVWSDGTVKTWAGLAAEIIATAKTTGADLIVGTHLDDRIDGGTGNDTLKGGNGSDTYIYNRGYGNDTIRDEWTNILSYNADRIIFGSNILPTDLRIDRTGTALNNVRLTIIPTGETLTIEGQFDYTTINYHPYEIETFSFSNGVNWSTADLRIRYIQQQQTSGNDIIEGFWSNDTITGGAGNDTLRGQDGSDTYIFAAGFGQDVIEEEVRLVTYEDADTISFGTGITAANTRLSRSGNDLIITFTGSTDRLTIKGQFAHGAYFPSWTDIETIRFTDGTTWSDAQIRERLLAQARTNNNDIITGFFTADIIDGGAGNDTLRGLGGGDTYIFGKGSGQDTIEESIDTVYEDQPDTIQFAANVARSEVTFLKINNDLRISITGVSDTLTIKGQFNATKFAQVEFFKFNDGTTLTAAQIASGTIQALSTSGNDTITGTSGADTLDGGAGNDILRGGDGSDTYQFVAGFGQDIIEETVDYILNPDDDKIVFGAGLTSTKALLSRNGNDLTIAFQGSTDRVTIKGQFSHGAWFPGWNDIETFTFADGVSWTDATVRESLIKASQTTGNDTIIGYWTDDILDGGLGNDVMRGLGGGDTYRFGRGSGQDIIEESIDTVYEDYPDTIAFLSSIANTDVKLLKVGNDLRISILGSSDSLTVKGHFNSTGYNAIETITFVDGVKLNKAEITVKAVQSQTTSGNDTITGTSGADQIDGGAGNDILQGGDGSDTYQFAVGFGQDIIEETVDNVSNPDDDKIIFGTGLTSTKALLSRNGNDLTIGFQGSTDRVTIKGQFSHGAWFPGWNDIETFTFADGVSWNDAQVRESLIKASQTAGNDTITGYWTDDILDGGFGNDVMKGLGGSDTYRFGRGSGQDIIEESIDTVYEDYPDKVQFGANIQPTDVVFRKSGQDLILTITATTDRLTIRDHFSSFGYNAVELFQFANGTVLDIAAVDVLAIEGQVSMGNDTISGTPRADLIDARTGNDLLQGFAGNDTYVFGRGYGQDIINDDGDSRSNSADQLTFKSGTLPTDLQMSRLGKDLVIKIAGTTDQLTIKDQFSGTLPTSFNPDRIESFVFANGTIWSGAEVDLRVLQAAETSGNDVIVGYESNDTLNGRAGNDTLTGGTGSDRFLFDINAAFNSSTIGIDTITDFLSGTDKIVLDKTTFTALTTAAGSTLSASEFATINASTNGGTIAGTSSARIVFNRANGDLFYNTDGATAGLGSGGQFATLSGVTSLGTTDLLVQA, from the coding sequence ATGCCAGTTCAAATCACCCAGACAGACATCATTGCCATGAACGCCTTATTAAAAAAAGGCGATCGCGGAGGAGCTTATTTATACTATTACAACCTAATTAAAGATGTTGACAGGGACGCTGTAAGTCAGATTCTGATTCAAGCACAAATTACAACCTATAGTGGCTTCTTTGGCGGCGCTGCTATGATTGGTAATGCGATCGCAAAGAATAGTAATCCCGACAAATACCCTGCGGAAGGTCTTGATAAATTTTCTGCTGATATTGTTCAAGGCTTAATCGATGCAATTGCTAAAGAGCTAAGTGCTAATCAAGATGGTGTTTTAACTAAAGAACAAATTCAACTTGCAGATCGTGGAGTTTGGGAAAACAATTATAAGATGGGGGATTACTTCCCTGGCAATATCCAGATTGTAGCCCAAGACCCAACAGTATTAGCAACGCCTGGAACGCTCGCCGCAGTTTTGGCAGGTTCTCAACTGCTCTTAGGTGCAAAAATCGGTAATGAAGAATCAAAGTTTTCTGGCAGTGCCTATGAGCGCATCGAAACGACCGATTACATTGCTATTCGTGAGCGTAGCTCAAACAAAATTGTTTACGTTTCGGACAAGTTAGGCTTGGCAGACAAAGTGACGGGCGGACTGGCCTTGTCAGCTAGTCAACTTAAGCAAGAAGCTACACTTGCACTTATAGGTCTTGGCGCTTTAACTTCGCTATTTGGTCCAAGTCTTGGTCTTCTAGCTGGAACGACACCTCTCAGTCAAAACAGCGCAGCAAGCCAAGCGGTATTTACAGGCATACGCTCTCTACTAAACTCAATCTTTGAAGGTGTCCCATTCGATAACACGCTGGCTTTCGACTTTAAGCGGTATCTGGGTGCTGATGGAATCCCTGTCAATCCCACCGCAAGTCTTCCTTCCAGGCTCGTTTGGAATGAGCAGTTTGGACTTGTTCTACGCAATGAGGGAAGTTTTTCTGGAACAGCTAATCCTGACATTATTGTGGGCTTTAGAACTGCTCTGGTTGCTGCTGGTGCAGGCGAAGATATCCTGATCGGGTTCGACCAGGCGCAAATGAAAGGGAGTGTAGGACGGGACTGGCTACTTGGAGCAGGTAGTGCAAAGCTCTTCGGAGATGGCGATAACGATCTTCTTGTAGCAACAGATCTTGTTAAAGCCGATGGCGGGGCGGGCAACGATATTCTAGTGGGGATCGGTTCTCAATATAAAAGCCAGATTGAGAAGATGGAACTCCGAGGTGGAGATGGAGATGATTGGGTGTTTTCCTACAAAGGAACTGGAGCCTTTCTTTATGGTGGAGAGGGTAGCGACTTCTTGCTTGCGTATGGCGGCGAAAATCATCTTTGGGGCGGCACAGGCCAAGGTAATGATGGGGCCAGTGATTCATTTGGTCTCATGAACAATACTTTCGTCCACGATGCTGGAACCGATGATTATATGTATTGGGGAGGTATTATTCCACTCTATGGCGGAGTGCGGCAGTGGTGGAATGAGGATGGTTGGGCTTATTGGTCACCCTTCAGTTCCTTATCATCGGTCGTTCCTTTTGGGTATGCTTCATTGCTGGGAGCATTCACAACGCTAATTGACATTCCCCTGATGGGGACATTCCGCTATGGGCTGACCGAAACCAATCAACTTCTGGTGCAATTTGGGCGTGGACGGGGCGGACAGGCAGTTATTGAAAATTACTCGCTTGATCTCGATACAGGTGCAGCCACTGGTCATGTAACTGTATTTCAACTAGTAGTTGCCAATCAAGTCAGCATTTCAGCGATTCGACGGACAATCAAGCTGGCGTTAGCTGCTGGGTTTGGCGTTACCTTTAGCAGCACTGATCCACTAGTGCTGGATTTGGATGGTGATGGCATTGAACTAACCAGTCAGGACAACGGTGTCTATTTCGATCTCGACAAAGATGGATTTGCCGAAAAGACCGCTTGGGTAAAAGGAGACGATGCTTTCCTCGCCCGAGACCTGAACAATAATGGCAAAATCGATGACATTAGCGAACTCTTTGGTAATGCCACAACCACGGGTTTTGCTGCTCTAAAAGCTCTTGACACTAACAACGATAACCTGATCACATCAGCAGATACAGGCTTTGCCAGCCTCAGGCTATGGCGCGATCTCAACAAAAATGGCACCACCGACGCAGGTGAATTGACAACCCTCACCCAAAACAGCATCACCACACTCAGCCTGAGTGCCACTAACCTCACAAATACCACTATCCAAGATAACCTCATCCGTGCCACCGCTAAGTTCACCCGCGCTAATGGAACAACTGGCACGATCGCCGATGTCGCTTTCGATGCTAGTCAATTAGATACGAAGTATCTTGGCAACAAAACCGTTTCCGCTGCTGCTGCCGCACTACCCAAACTTAAAGGCTACGGCACTCTGCCCGATCTGCCCGTGTCCATGACCAACGATGCAACACTACTAAACCTGGTGAGCAGCCTCAACGCACTCCCAAACACAACCACCTGGACTGCTCTCAAAGACAGAGTAGACGATATTCTATTTCGCTGGGCAAAAGTCGATACTGTTCCTAGCACTGCCATGACCACCGCTTTTGATCAGCGGAAATTGGCCTTCTTAGAAATTTATGCAGGTGAGCAACTAACACCCCGCGACGGTAATGGGGTGCCATCAGTTGCGAACATTGATGAACTAATTGCCAATTGGAATGATGCTCTCGATCGGGCAACCATCAAACTAGCTGCCCAAGGGCCACTGAAGTCGATTTTAGGGCCGTTAACCTACGATCTATCTAACGATCTGTTCCAAGCAACCAGCCCGACAACACTAAGCGACATCTACCGCAAAGCCATCCAGCAACTTTCAACCACAGCATCAATTGCCTTGACATCATGGAATACCAATTGGGGACCCATGCTCGACACGTTGAGCAAAGTCTTACTACGGGCTGACTCTAATAGCATCAAAGCTGACTTTGAAGTAGCAAGCCTAGTGCGGGCAGTAGACGGAATCACTACATCGCTCACCTTGGCACAACTGGTAGCAGGGTTAGGATTAACTGGTGTGGTGCTGGGCAACGCTGGTAATGACGCTTTAGGACGAAGCAATGACAGTGGTCTCAAAATTTATGTTGGTGGTGCAGGCGACGATACGATTACTGGGGGCATTGGGCAAGATGTTTATGTCTATGGACGTAATTTTGGTCGCGATACGATCGTTGACAATGAGAGTCGCGAAAATGGCGATCGCATTCGCCTTGCTGTTTACAATCCACAAGATGTGGTGTTTACCCGTCGGGGGATAGATCTCGTTATCAGCGTCAAGAATTCCAGCGATACGATTACGATCAAAGATCAGTTTGCAACCCCACTGGCAATTATGACTGCCGCACCAACCGTGTCAGGCAAAGGTGTGGAAGATATTCAGTTCGCTGATGGCACAATTTACGGCGCAGGTGACATCGCCGCCGCTGTAGGACGCGGTACAAGTAGTAATGATTTGCTTCAGGGCACTGGCACCGCCGATGAACTTGAGGGCTTAACTGGCAATGATACCCTACAAGGTGGAGATAACGGTGATATTTACTACTACACGCGCGGCGATGGTAACGACATCATCCAGGATGTAATGACCAATCCACTCCTCAATGCCGCCGATACGCTCCTATTAACTGGTATTACAGCCGACGATCTACGTTTATCCCGTGACGGTGCAAGCAACGATCTCATAATTCGCTTCGCCTGGACTGGCGACAGCATTGTAATTAAAGACCAATTTGCTTATACACCACTTGGCTATCAGACTAAGTTTGCAATCGATAACCGAATCGAAGCATTATTTTTCTCACAGGGTGGAGCTTGGAACTGGCTCGATCTCCAAACTGCCATCATCAAAACTTATACAACCACTGGTAATGATGCAACCTACGGCTTTGGCACCCCAGATAACTTCGCCGCGAGTACAGGTAACGACCTGCTAGTAGGGTTTGATGGCGGTGATACCTATCGATTTGATCGTGGCTCAGGTCAAGATATTATTCACGATCAATCAAAATACCCCCAAATTTTTATCACTAGTATACTCGGCTACAACTGGGCATCAGACGATACGGTAGTGTTTGGCGACACAATTACTCCTGCGGATATTACCTTTACCCATCTGGCGAACCATGATTTGGTAATTCAAATCGCAGGTTCTACCGATACGCTGACCATCAAGAGCCAGTTCAAAGGTGTAAAGCTAGACATATTTAATCTGCTCGGTGTAGCTTGGTTTGATCGTGTTGAGAAGTTTCAGTTTGCAAATGGCACCGTTCTCACCTGGGAAGACGTGCTACGCAGGGTGACTACAGGAAGCACAGGCAACGATTCCCTTTATGGCGCATGGTACAAAGATACACTCGACGGCAAGGCAGGTAATGATTTTCTGGATGGTGGAGATGACGGCGACACCTATCTTTTTGGTCGCGGAGATGGTCAAGATATTATTAAAGACTCGCCTGACTATGTATTAGACTCTACGCCAGATACACTCCAATTCAAAGCTGGTATTGCCGTTTCTGATATTACCTTCCGCCGCGATGGCGAAACCCAAGACCTAATCATTAGCATCAAAGGAACAACCGATCAAGTCAGAGTTCAGGAGCAGTATACCTACGTTGAAACTGGTCCTTTCGGCACAATTGCCTTCTGGCAGATCGAACGTTTTGTCTGGTCTGATGGCACTGTAAAAACCTGGGCAGGTTTAGCAGCAGAAATTATTGCCACAGCCAAAACTACAGGTGCCGATCTCATCGTTGGCACCCATCTTGACGATCGCATTGATGGGGGAACTGGTAACGATACGCTGAAAGGGGGAAATGGTTCCGATACTTACATCTATAATCGCGGTTACGGCAATGATACCATCCGTGATGAATGGACAAATATCCTCTCCTATAATGCCGATCGCATCATCTTTGGCAGCAATATTCTGCCCACTGACCTACGCATTGACCGCACAGGTACTGCTTTAAATAATGTACGTCTGACAATTATACCTACCGGAGAAACTTTAACGATAGAAGGTCAATTCGACTACACCACAATTAACTATCATCCCTACGAAATTGAGACTTTTTCCTTCTCCAATGGTGTTAATTGGAGTACTGCCGACCTGCGGATACGATATATCCAGCAACAGCAAACTAGTGGCAACGACATTATTGAAGGATTTTGGTCGAACGACACAATTACAGGTGGGGCTGGAAACGATACATTGCGGGGACAAGACGGCTCAGATACCTACATTTTTGCTGCTGGTTTCGGGCAAGACGTAATCGAGGAAGAAGTACGACTGGTAACATATGAAGATGCTGATACAATATCATTTGGTACTGGTATCACAGCAGCCAATACCCGATTAAGTCGTAGCGGTAACGATTTAATTATCACTTTTACTGGCTCGACAGATCGACTTACAATTAAAGGTCAATTTGCACACGGTGCCTATTTTCCAAGCTGGACTGATATCGAAACTATCCGCTTTACCGATGGCACAACCTGGAGTGACGCTCAAATTAGAGAACGTTTACTCGCGCAGGCACGAACAAATAACAACGATATTATTACCGGGTTCTTTACTGCCGATATTATAGATGGCGGAGCAGGAAACGATACACTGCGTGGACTTGGTGGCGGTGATACCTACATTTTTGGTAAAGGTTCGGGACAGGATACGATTGAGGAAAGTATTGATACCGTTTATGAAGACCAGCCAGATACAATTCAGTTTGCGGCAAATGTTGCGCGGTCAGAAGTAACCTTTCTGAAAATAAATAATGATTTGAGAATCTCAATTACTGGTGTCTCAGATACCCTAACAATCAAGGGACAATTTAACGCAACAAAGTTTGCCCAGGTTGAATTCTTTAAATTTAACGACGGTACAACCTTGACGGCTGCACAGATTGCGTCAGGAACAATACAGGCTCTCTCAACCTCCGGTAATGACACCATTACTGGCACTAGTGGTGCCGACACTCTCGATGGTGGGGCAGGCAACGACATCCTGCGGGGTGGTGATGGCAGCGATACTTATCAATTTGTCGCTGGCTTCGGGCAAGATATCATTGAAGAAACTGTTGATTACATCTTAAATCCCGATGACGATAAAATTGTTTTCGGTGCAGGGTTAACCTCAACCAAGGCACTACTATCCAGAAATGGTAATGACTTAACCATTGCCTTTCAGGGTAGTACAGATCGGGTAACGATTAAAGGACAATTTAGCCACGGCGCTTGGTTCCCCGGCTGGAATGACATTGAAACGTTTACTTTTGCCGATGGTGTTTCTTGGACTGATGCAACTGTGCGAGAATCCCTCATCAAAGCTTCTCAAACCACAGGTAATGATACCATCATCGGCTACTGGACAGATGACATACTTGATGGCGGTCTTGGGAATGATGTAATGAGGGGGCTTGGCGGCGGTGATACCTATCGTTTTGGTCGAGGCTCAGGGCAAGATATCATTGAAGAAAGTATTGATACTGTTTACGAAGATTACCCCGATACAATCGCTTTTCTCTCAAGCATTGCCAATACAGACGTTAAACTTCTGAAAGTTGGCAATGATTTAAGAATCTCTATATTAGGTTCCAGTGATTCGCTAACTGTAAAAGGACATTTCAATTCGACTGGCTATAACGCTATTGAAACAATTACCTTTGTCGATGGAGTAAAGCTTAACAAGGCAGAAATCACAGTAAAAGCAGTCCAATCGCAGACAACCTCCGGTAATGATACCATCACTGGCACCAGTGGTGCTGACCAAATCGATGGTGGGGCAGGCAACGACATTTTGCAAGGTGGTGATGGCAGCGATACTTATCAATTTGCCGTTGGCTTTGGGCAAGATATCATCGAAGAAACTGTTGATAATGTCTCAAATCCTGACGATGATAAAATTATTTTCGGCACTGGCTTAACTTCAACCAAAGCACTGCTATCCAGAAATGGTAATGACTTAACCATTGGCTTTCAGGGCAGTACAGATCGGGTAACGATTAAAGGACAATTTAGCCACGGAGCCTGGTTTCCTGGCTGGAATGATATTGAAACGTTCACCTTTGCCGATGGTGTTTCCTGGAATGATGCACAGGTGCGGGAATCCCTTATCAAAGCTTCTCAAACCGCTGGTAATGATACCATCACAGGCTATTGGACAGATGACATCCTGGATGGTGGTTTTGGGAATGATGTAATGAAGGGGCTTGGCGGCAGTGATACCTATCGCTTTGGTCGAGGCTCAGGGCAGGATATTATCGAAGAAAGTATCGATACTGTTTACGAAGATTACCCCGATAAAGTTCAGTTTGGTGCGAATATTCAGCCTACCGATGTTGTATTCCGCAAGAGTGGACAGGATCTTATCCTTACTATTACTGCTACTACCGATCGCCTAACGATTCGAGATCATTTTTCTAGCTTCGGCTATAACGCAGTTGAGTTATTTCAGTTCGCAAATGGAACGGTTTTGGATATTGCTGCTGTGGATGTTCTGGCGATTGAAGGACAGGTCAGTATGGGCAATGACACCATTAGCGGTACACCCCGGGCCGATTTAATTGATGCACGTACAGGAAATGATCTACTCCAAGGTTTTGCTGGGAATGATACGTATGTTTTTGGTCGCGGATACGGGCAAGATATCATAAATGATGATGGTGATAGCAGGTCGAACTCCGCTGACCAATTAACATTCAAATCGGGAACCTTACCCACTGATTTACAGATGTCTCGTCTTGGTAAAGATCTCGTCATTAAAATTGCAGGCACCACAGATCAATTAACAATCAAAGATCAATTCTCTGGCACACTACCAACCAGTTTCAATCCCGATCGGATCGAAAGCTTTGTCTTTGCCAATGGCACAATTTGGTCAGGGGCTGAGGTCGATCTGCGTGTTCTGCAAGCTGCCGAAACCTCTGGAAATGATGTGATTGTCGGTTATGAGTCAAACGACACACTTAACGGTCGTGCAGGCAACGACACCCTCACAGGTGGAACTGGCAGCGATCGCTTCCTCTTCGACATTAACGCTGCCTTTAATAGCAGCACGATCGGCATCGACACCATTACCGACTTCCTCAGTGGTACTGACAAAATCGTTCTGGATAAAACCACTTTCACCGCCCTCACTACTGCCGCTGGATCTACCCTCAGCGCCAGCGAATTTGCTACCATCAACGCATCCACAAACGGAGGTACAATCGCTGGAACTAGCAGCGCCCGAATCGTCTTCAATCGTGCCAACGGCGACCTCTTCTACAATACCGATGGTGCAACAGCAGGTTTAGGTTCTGGAGGACAATTCGCAACTTTATCAGGGGTCACTTCTTTAGGAACCACTGATTTATTGGTACAAGCGTGA